From the Lactuca sativa cultivar Salinas chromosome 9, Lsat_Salinas_v11, whole genome shotgun sequence genome, the window AAAATGGTGACACAATTCAATACTTAAACAATAATAGcaatttattttagtttattgtaACAAtgcattttaatttataattatagcaATACACTTAACTTTTAaaccataatagcaacatatatttatttttatcaatttaatcaatatTATCAACAAACTACATAACCTTTaaccataatagcaacatacttttgtttattatcaatttaatcaatatTCTCACCAAACTACCTAGCTTTTAACCATATTAGCAACATATTTTTGTTTATTatcaatttaattagtattatcaaCATACCTCTTGTTGTGTGCTATCCGACTGGGTGGACTGGGTGGATTGGGAAGATGGAGTCCCTAAAACCAAAAAATGTATATCCGATGCTCCTATCCCATAGATAGCACCcttcttctttccttttcttCTAAGTTGGCTTTCCTCCCATACATCTACATCATCCTTACGATTTGAAGGATCTTCACCAAATTTGTTGACCAACCCATGCAGATACCCCTCCTACAAATTACAAAAAACATGATTGTCATATACAAAAATGAGACAATCAATATACATAAATGATAAAGATAAGTTACTAGTGCTTCTTTGGCCGTTTGCGAGCAATATTCAATATTTTCATGATTTCCctcaaaatattttttctttgACTCGGCGGTGCCATGCGTCTGCACGAAAACATCATATTGTGTGGGTGGTTTACCCATCAATTTTTCCTACATAAAAGTCAACGTACAATTAATGTAGTTAGTGTTATaacaaaataagaataataaaatttattattGTGATACTTACTAATTTCCTACGGTGCTGGTCAAATCCTATACTACCCGCAGTGTGTCTTGCTGTTGACCCACTAGAATCTGCGGTGTTGCGGTTCTGCTGAGCGATTTTTGAATTCTTTTGCCACTTCTCTGTGGATCAATGCTGTgaaaagaaaatatatatatatatatatatatatatatatatatatatatatatatatatatatatataaatacaataatataataagaaataaaaaacttaacaaaaaaataataatgtatCATATCCGTTACATCACACAAACGTTGCCACACAGTCTCCGGTACGCGTTCGGGGCGGTAGTTATGCATCCCATCATAGTAGCTACAAAACTTTGGGGGGAGGGGTTTCCCATCATTTCGTGCCATGTCGGCAGATTGTTTCCTGATACCTTTCATCCTATCTCTATATCTATCCTTGAGGACACACTTGAATGCATCAAATATGTTCTCATTCTCTTATGAATACCACCTGTACATTGTCTGTAAAAGATAACAAGTAAATTTAAAAATACAAACTAAAAACAAATGAGTATAAGATATAATAACAAGTATTTAATATATTACCCCGAAACGCGAAAACATCTGTAGAAGAGCCTCATTTGGAATATCACTGAACTGGGCCCACGGATGATCTAAATTCTCCCAAAAGAGATGAATACACGCGCTGTGGATTTTTTGATCCCCAAACCTACAATATTGAAAAAACTATATAAGTATAATTATAACACCAAGAAATTAAGCTTTAAATGATGAAAACACTAACTTTTCCCCATGTCGTCTGATGAAGGGCAACGATGAGGCGTGAAAATCACTCGCATTCGAGTCGTGACCTCCTGAAATGCCTCTAGAGGCGGAGCCATGTGGCGTCAATGGCGTGTTCGGTGCCATCGGGGTGTGTGGGGTATGTGGTGACCGAAAGGTTGCCTCTGCATCTGCACCCTCAAAACAATAGTCCTCAAACCCATCATTACCACCTGTCCTCAAAAACATTTGTAGGGACTGAGGTCTGTAATCCGTCTGTGGTGGGAGCTGAGGCCTATAATCCGTATGTGGGACCTGGGGCATCTGACCCGTCTCTCGAGCCCGACGGCGAAGAATCCCGGCCAAGTCTGCTAAAGGATCAGCCATACCGGTTTGCTGACTAATAGCACCCTGATTGTTGGAGCCTGCAACTCCTGTCACTATCGGCATATCGATCGGTACGAGTGTCGTCCTATAACGTGGCTCTTCGGTAGAATTAGGGGATGCCCTCCCCACCCTATGCCTCGCACTACCAGAAAAAGAGTTGTTACTGTGGCCTTTATCCTTGCGTCTATTACCCGACATGCTGCATTTAATAGAACAAGAATGGTCAGTtatataatatatgattaataAGTTATGACaaaagaaatgtttaaaataacaATATGTCCAAaccaaaatcattaaaaaaacaaCATTTAATTTTAAGGTTTTAAAAAAGAAGACAATGCTCTTAACATCAACAAATACAATGCTCTTATCATCAAAAAAAGACAATTCTCCTAACATCCGTCCTCATCATCTTCGTCTTCAAATTCTTCTTCTGAATAATACAACTCATTTTCATCATCTTCGTCTTC encodes:
- the LOC128128758 gene encoding uncharacterized protein LOC128128758, translated to MGKPPTQYDVFVQTHGTAESKKKYFEGNHENIEYCSQTAKEALEGYLHGLVNKFGEDPSNRKDDVDVWEESQLRRKGKKKGAIYGIGASDIHFLVLGTPSSQSTQSTQSDSTQQEVDRLRAQVSVMEQQQQQMKEQMEMVMRMINMSGNQPHGPPDNPPEDN